One stretch of Trichomycterus rosablanca isolate fTriRos1 chromosome 3, fTriRos1.hap1, whole genome shotgun sequence DNA includes these proteins:
- the zyx gene encoding zyxin: MLRCVKHSPPPCSSVLDHRRFSPLCVSCNEPIIPDPGSGETVRVVALEKNFHLKCYRCEDCSRSLSIEADADGCYPLDGRILCMKCHTSRAKGATK, from the exons ATGCTGCGATGTGTTAAACACTCACCCCCCCCCTGTTCCTCTGTGCTGGATCACAGGCGCTTCTCTCCTCTGTGTGTGAGCTGTAACGAGCCCATCATTCCTGATCCCGGGAGCGGAGAGACGGTCCGCGTCGTGGCTCTGGAGAAGAACTTTCATCTGAAGTGCTACAGATGTGAG gACTGCTCCCGCTCTCTTTCTATAGAGGCCGACGCCGACGGATGTTACCCGCTGGACGGCAGGATCCTGTGCATGAAGTGCCACACGAGCCGCGCCAAGGGGGCCACGAAGTGA